The genome window CGCCAACGCGACGCCATGGACCGGCTCGCCACGGGCAGGGCTCGCGCCCCCCTCCAACCTCCGGAAACCGCGTGGGTCAACGCCCTCGAGATGCGGAACAGTCACGACTATCGCGTGGTGGCCGATCCCCCGAAGGCGAGCCTGCTCGAGCGGCTCGAGTACTTTCGCGCTCTCTCCACCAGCGTTGGCGGTCCCGCGGTTCTCGAGCTCCTGCAGAAGCGGCAACCCGAGGCCGTACCCGACTGGGGGCGAATCACACTTCAGGAGAACCTCGGTGTTCAGACGGGGAACGTCTTCGCCTCTGCCGCCGTGGCCGCGGAAATGGGGCAGCTGGCGGAGATCTGGAAGCTCTCTCGGGGTCAGGCGCTCCACCCCGACGATGCCCCCAAAGTACTCAACATGCTTCCCGTTCGGTGCATTGCCCGGCGGGAAGACGGGAAGATCCGTCCCGAGGCACTGGACTGGGGCAGTTGGGCTTACTCGTCACAAAGGCATCTCTGCCATGCCCTGGTTGAGGATGAGTTCTTCATACGGTCTCTCCAGGGCCTCAAGGACGAGGGGGCGTCCTTCAGAGATGAGGCCGCGCGCCAGTTTGAATCGCTCCGGCTCTACCCGCTCGTGTTCTTCAAATGGCAGTCGGGACTGTTCGACGAACGGACGCGCAAGGCTACAACAAGGATACCCGGAAATTTCATGGAGTTGCGCAAGACCAAGTCCGAGGAGGAGGCATGCGATAACACTCTCCTCCTCTTCAGAGACACACCCGAGCTTCCTACTGCATCAAACTGGGACAGAGTGTTTCGAGTCTGCGGACGCGCGCGCGACTCCGGTGCCCTTCCAGACTATGTGCGCTGGTTTTCGAAGGCGCCTCTGCGCGGAACGGCGTTTGACGTCGATCGTCGAGTGATAGCCGCTCCCGCCGATGACGCCTACGGCCCCCTCCAGCTTGAGGGCCTCCTCAAGCTGGCTCCTTTTCAACGGTCTCTGGTGCAGGCCTATGTGCGTCTGAAGTACGGGAACAAGCTGACTTTGGAACAGCTCGACGCTGCTGCCGGTTTGCTCGTTGGCTATGATCGAGGGCTCATGCGCGAGAGAGCGAATCTGGCGACGGGCAATCCCGCCGACTACCTTCGCCTTGCTAGCCCCCTCTGTGACCTGAACGCCGGCGAATGCCTCGCTCTCGGCGACTACCTTGCCGACCACGAGATGGATGAACCAGCTGCTCTCGCCTATCAGCGGGCAGTCGATGCTGCACCTGACCGTTTGGCTGTGGCCCAGGACTCTGATTGGCTCGTCAACTACTACTTCGATGGGGGCAACAAGGAGAAGGCAGTTGGGGTCGCCCAGATCGCGGCTGCGGTCTACTCGGGAGCGGGCCTTCAGACCATGGGCCGAGTTCTCGAGCGCTTGGGCAATTACACGGAGGCCGAGTCGTTTTTCAAGACGATCGAGCAACGGTATAACCGCCCAACAGAACTGCTGTCCTTCTACATTCGCCGGGAGCATAGGGCTCCTGGCTCGGGCTTCGCGGCCCAAGCGGCCAACGCATTGAAGGCGTTGTTTCCGCAGGGATTGGAGCTGGTTTCACTCTCCGACTTCAGCGCTCCCCCGTCGGATCAAAACGGACTGCGAATAGGGCAGACTACCGGGAAGCTCCGTCGATTTGGTATCAAGGTTGGCGACGTGATCGTAGCGATCGATGGCTATCGCATCGGAAACGAGGATCAGTATCTCTGTGTGCGGGGCTTCACCGACGATCCAAACATGACGGTTGTGGTCTGGCGAGCGGGCAGGTACGTGGAGATCAAGGGGTTGTTCAAGCGGCGTCGTTTCGGTCCTTAAGCGTGACGGATCCTGCCCGCGCCCACTTCTCTAGCCCCTCTCAGTGATGCTCCAGCCGGCCTGCAGAGCTGCTTCCGAATGAATATCTCGGAGTGTGGCACTACCTGGCCAAGAAGCGGACGAAAGGACCGCCGAGACCCGCTTGCAATCAACAACCACTTCGCGATACGAGCCTTGTCTCCGCAGGAGGAATGCAGCCAAGCTAACGGTGTCACACTCGACCGTATTCAGGGCCGTGAACTGCCGATAGCTCCTGACCCGAATGCCATTCACGGCCGCGATCACATCCCCAGCTGAAGGGGCGTCCTTATTGGCCGACTCGATCAGAGCCGGGCAGGTGATGTTCGGGTGGGAGAGCCAGCCAGCGGCGGGCCCCTCCCGGCGGAACCGCCGAAGGTACTCGTCGCGGGTAGTGTGGGTCAGGTACTCGGACTTTATGGTCTTGATGGCCACGGGTCGCGCAAACAGGGGAGCGAACCCCCGATAGACCCGGCCCATCGCCCCGTCGCCGATCTCCCCCGCGACCCGGTAGCGGCCGAATGCAGTGAGCGTCACGGACCGTGGCCCTCGCCGCCCGCTTGAAACGTCCCCGGGGGCGCGCGGGGTCCTCGGCGCGTGGGTGGAGTCTGAGGGGCAGCCTAGAGTAGGCAGGTCCACCCGGGTTTAACTGCTCCGGTCTCGTGGTCTTCAGAGGCTCCCCGACAAAGATCCGGCGGCTACGCGTACGGCCCGAAATGGCTTCGGGGCGTTCACGGCGGCACCGCGCCACCCTGGTTTCACGGATGCTCCGCATCGCCTCGCGGTGCGTCCTTCTCCGTTTCCCGAAGCACGGCTCGAAGCTTGGACGGGAGAAGACCTGAAGAATTGAGCGCGCCCTTACCGCTGAAGGTCTGCTCGACGCGAACCCGCGTTCGAACCTTGACCCCGTTCTTCTGGGCCGGAGCGTAGCGCCAGTTGCGGACGGCGGCGAGAACCGCATCATCCAGGACCTCTCCCGCGGACTCCACGACGCGCAATTCCGCAGGCTCGCCCGCCACCGTCACCGTCATCTCGATCGCGACCATCCCCCCCAGCTTCAGCCTCCGGGCCGGCTCGGGGTAGGGAGCGGTCTCCCCCGAGATCTTCCGGGGGGGTGTCACATCCGGACCCGGTTCCAGGAAGTCCCCCTCGCGGACCCACCCCAGGCTCCGCAGGTGCTCGCTGAGATCGGCGCTCGGCTGGCCTTGGAGCCGACCGAGCAGGGGGATCCGGTCGCCCGCGCGTGCCTGGACCGTCTGCACCCAGGGAGCAAACCCGTTCCGGGTCAGCTGCACCCCGTGCTCGCCGGGCCGTAGGGAAAGGCCCTCGAGGGGCGTGGTTCCCCTGGGCTGACCGTCGATGACCACCTCCGCTCCCTCCGGGTCCGAGTGGACCTCAAGGACTGCGCTCACCGGCTGCAGGGTGAACCGAAGGGGCACGCCGAACGCTCCCGCGGGTACGTCCAGGGCCAACTCCGCGGAGGAGAACCCAGGGAGGGCGACCCGGATCGCGTGTCGGCCCGGACGGACCCCGGCCAGAGACAGCGGCGATTTCCCCGCCTCCGCGCTATCCACCCAGACCTGGGCGCCCACGGGCTCGGTCGCGATCTCGAGTCCCCCCGTCGGGACGGAGGACCGCCCCTGCGCAGACGGTTGGAGAGCGGCGGAGCGGCGGAGCGCGACGGTGGCCGCCACCGCGGAGAGAACCAGGGCTCCCAAGGCGAGGAGCGAGTTGCGGTGCGAGAACGACCACGCGGAGGAGGCTGTCGCCGGCCCAGGCACCTTCCACTCGACCTCCTTGAGGTCGTGTGTCGCCA of Vicinamibacteria bacterium contains these proteins:
- a CDS encoding TonB family protein, producing MPKPDKESTGPLERALDLQLVQDPLPTAFGRYEVQGLVGEGSMGRVYRAYDPMAKRVVAIKTLKTEYLSGTRGEEYLKRFRREAQAAGNLAHPHITTVFDVGDDFFVMELLEGVTLHRRLQQVGQLELAEALQILGPIAEGLDYAHSKGTIHRDIKPSNIMILPDGRPKIMDFGVAHLTSTAVTAAGDFVGSPSYMAPEQITSSQASARTDLFSLAVVAYETLTGKRCFEGESIAQIVHNVVNADPPPPSSHNPALPPRFDEVFRRSLAKDPSTRFPSGASFVAALGRRSGDAAGPAATPVAPVPSADGADAAGVVATHDLKEVEWKVPGPATASSAWSFSHRNSLLALGALVLSAVAATVALRRSAALQPSAQGRSSVPTGGLEIATEPVGAQVWVDSAEAGKSPLSLAGVRPGRHAIRVALPGFSSAELALDVPAGAFGVPLRFTLQPVSAVLEVHSDPEGAEVVIDGQPRGTTPLEGLSLRPGEHGVQLTRNGFAPWVQTVQARAGDRIPLLGRLQGQPSADLSEHLRSLGWVREGDFLEPGPDVTPPRKISGETAPYPEPARRLKLGGMVAIEMTVTVAGEPAELRVVESAGEVLDDAVLAAVRNWRYAPAQKNGVKVRTRVRVEQTFSGKGALNSSGLLPSKLRAVLRETEKDAPRGDAEHP